Genomic window (Leptospira andrefontaineae):
ATGCATTCATTCCGATCCATTTTACTTTCGGGAACAAAAGTTTTTACGAAGACTTGGGCGAGCAGATGAAGTTGAATTCTATTGAAGCCTTATTCGATAGTAGGCTGGACGTGGAGTACACGGCATATATTTTCGGATTATTCAGAAGAAAATGTCTGAGGTTTCAAAGTTATGGCATCCAAAAATTCTAACTCTATTCCATTATTCTTATCTTCGATATTAGGTTTTCTAGCGGTGGCTCTGGGAGCATTCGGGGCTCACGGATTAAAATCAGTATTAACTCCTGACTTACTTGCGATTTACGAAACTGGAGCAAGATATCATCTCATCCATGCAGTAGTTTTACTCGTACTATCATTAAGCGGAAAACTTTCAGAATCCAAGTTTAGAAGGGTAGGTTTTTGGTCTATTCTAACTGGGATCTTAATTTTTTCCGGATCACTTTATGCTTTAGCGATCTCCGGTGTTCGTATCTTAGGAGCGATCACTCCTTTCGGCGGAGTGGCCTTATTATTAGGCTGGGCATGTATTGCCTACTCCGCTTTTTCGGATAAAGAATAAATTCTATCTGGTAATATGGAAATTAAAATCCGTATTACCAAAAGTTCCGTACAATCTTAACCAAAGCGGAAGTATCATTTCGGTTGCTCTTGCACCGGTGATATCTCCTAGGTCAATGATATTTTTCCAACCGAAATCCTTCGCTAAAAGTTCTGAAACTTTTTTCTTTGCTTCCGGATCGTTTCCGCAA
Coding sequences:
- a CDS encoding DUF423 domain-containing protein, which gives rise to MASKNSNSIPLFLSSILGFLAVALGAFGAHGLKSVLTPDLLAIYETGARYHLIHAVVLLVLSLSGKLSESKFRRVGFWSILTGILIFSGSLYALAISGVRILGAITPFGGVALLLGWACIAYSAFSDKE